The nucleotide sequence GATGAAACCCAGTTATACTACAGATAAAACCCAGTTATACTAcagataatacccagttatactacagataatacccagttatactacagataatacccagttatactgcagataaaacccagttatactgcagataatacccagttatactACAGATAAAACCCAGTTATACTAcagataatacccagttatactgcagataatacccagttatactACAGATAAAACCCAGTTATACTACAGATAAAACCCAGTTATACTAcagataatacccagttatactacagataatacccagttatactacagataatacccagttatactACAGATAAAACCCAGTTATACTAcagataatacccagttatactgcagataatacccagttatactACAGATAAAACCCAGTTATACTgcagataatacccagttatactgcagataatacccagttatactACAGATAAAACCCAGTTATACTACAGATAAAACCCAGTTATACTAcagataatacccagttatactacagataatacccagttatactgcagataatacccagttatactacagataatacccagttatactGCAGATGATACTGATTTCATAGTGTTGATTACGGATATTGATCAATGTTTTCATTCGCTTTCCACTGAACAAAATGATCCAGACAAAGAAACTGTGGATGAACTCGGTCCGGCTCTGATGCATAAACTGTATTTCAGGTACCTGGAGGTTCGGAGTTCCACAGGGAGAGAAGGACTGAGGCCGCCTGAAACCGTCTCCTCTGCGCCGCCTCTGACCGTCGAAGCTCCGCGAGTCCCCGCCGAATCCGCCCGGAGAAGCGCCCATGTACCCTCGGTGGGAGTCCGGGGAGTACACGGGAGAACCGGGAGAGCAGGGCGGGCAGCCCCGAGGGGAACCTCCGCGGTGTCCGGAACCTCCGTACGGGGAGCGAGCTCCGGGAAAGCCCCAACACGGAGACGGGGAAGGATACCTTCCAGCCGCCTGAGGAGCTGCGGGACTCCGCTGAGGTCTAATCGGAGCGCGATACATCCGAGCAAGAATAGCAGagcctggtcctggtcctggattTGGTGGAGCGGAGGGTTCTGATACTGGAGAACCGGAGTGCACAGACGGAAACAAAGCAACGATAATGACGGAAACAGTGAGTCCTATTCCCGAGGCAACAGGCTGCAGCGCCGCTCAGCTGGCACCAGATGGAACTGCAAGAGGTCCAGCCGGGGTTCTGGTCCCGTGGTTTAAATATTAACCCTTATTATCATTAAactttgtatatgtgtgtgtgtgtgtgtgtgtgtgtgtgtgtgtgtgtgtgtgtgtgtgtgtgtgtgtgtgtgtgtgtgtgtgtgtatgtatatatgtatatgtaaagGGTTAGAAAAGCATATACACTGCCAGTGAAACGTTGGGACACACcttcttctcatttaatgtttttctttatttcataactatttccattgtagattctcactgaaggcatcaaactatgaatgaccacatctggaattatgtagtaaagaaaaaagtgtgaaataagtcaaaacatgttttatattttaggttcTTTGCATGGAttcctgctttgcacactcttggcattctctggatgagatTCATGAtattgttgaagaaatttcactcgtAGGCCTTG is from Amphiprion ocellaris isolate individual 3 ecotype Okinawa chromosome 10, ASM2253959v1, whole genome shotgun sequence and encodes:
- the mplkip gene encoding M-phase-specific PLK1-interacting protein → MYRAPIRPQRSPAAPQAAGRYPSPSPCWGFPGARSPYGGSGHRGGSPRGCPPCSPGSPVYSPDSHRGYMGASPGGFGGDSRSFDGQRRRRGDGFRRPQSFSPCGTPNLQSSDASVEKYFSPSMMQDPWKSLQPITAAAVRRTM